The Apibacter raozihei genome contains a region encoding:
- a CDS encoding outer membrane beta-barrel protein yields MKKLVLFAAVVFGLSTMNAQKNSILLGGNVGYSHTENKFGGAKEKLDSYDWSPYLGYQFADRWTIAAKVAFTKADLNASSLEQLGWVDGNTKTTRIGGFVRYTQPLSETFAVYGELGGGWQEAKTKGYNATTSNIENKADGYYIGFNPALFINFKNNFGLNFSIGGVEYSHLKTKGTNLKQSTVNVTFGNAFNIGISKNFSL; encoded by the coding sequence ATGAAAAAGTTAGTATTGTTTGCAGCAGTAGTTTTTGGATTATCAACTATGAACGCACAAAAAAACAGTATCTTATTAGGAGGTAATGTTGGTTACAGCCATACTGAAAACAAATTTGGAGGTGCAAAAGAAAAATTAGATTCTTACGATTGGTCTCCATACTTAGGTTATCAGTTTGCTGACAGATGGACAATAGCTGCTAAAGTTGCTTTCACTAAAGCTGATTTGAATGCAAGTTCTTTAGAGCAATTAGGATGGGTAGATGGAAACACAAAAACAACCAGAATCGGTGGTTTTGTACGTTACACACAACCATTAAGTGAAACATTTGCTGTTTACGGAGAACTAGGTGGTGGATGGCAAGAAGCTAAAACTAAAGGATACAACGCAACTACAAGTAACATCGAAAACAAAGCAGACGGTTACTACATTGGGTTCAATCCTGCATTATTCATTAATTTTAAAAATAACTTTGGTTTAAACTTCAGCATCGGAGGAGTTGAGTACAGCCATTTAAAAACTAAAGGTACTAATCTAAAACAAAGTACAGTAAATGTTACTTTCGGTAATGCCTTTAACATTGGTATCTCTAAAAACTTTTCTCTATAA
- a CDS encoding DUF3781 domain-containing protein, protein MNDLLSNINKIHTTELGTLRIKKNLSLEIDEVVSWCKQQIQQADRIKRRGKNWYVYTKDAVLTLHAGSYTLITAHKNKIKA, encoded by the coding sequence ATGAATGATTTGTTATCCAATATCAATAAAATTCATACTACAGAATTAGGAACATTAAGGATAAAGAAAAACCTTTCCCTGGAAATCGATGAGGTTGTCAGTTGGTGTAAGCAGCAAATACAGCAGGCAGACCGTATAAAAAGGAGAGGGAAGAACTGGTATGTGTATACTAAAGATGCGGTACTAACCCTACATGCCGGCAGCTATACTCTTATAACCGCTCATAAAAATAAAATTAAGGCATAA
- a CDS encoding helix-turn-helix transcriptional regulator, with product MEATTAKKNNHGANVRRWREWRNINQDVLAEEIGVSQATLSTYEKKEKLEQDILEKIAKALDIPVEAITELEQGAAINIISSTLHDNSGSIFNQPTFNTVDKIVELYEKLLETEKEKVRLLEEVLKGRG from the coding sequence ATGGAAGCAACTACAGCAAAAAAGAATAACCACGGAGCCAATGTAAGACGATGGAGAGAATGGAGAAACATAAACCAGGATGTACTGGCAGAAGAAATTGGCGTATCACAGGCTACTTTATCTACCTACGAAAAGAAAGAAAAGCTGGAACAAGACATTTTGGAGAAAATTGCTAAAGCCTTGGATATTCCTGTAGAAGCCATTACTGAATTAGAACAGGGCGCTGCTATAAATATTATTTCAAGTACTTTACATGATAATTCTGGTTCAATATTTAATCAACCTACCTTTAATACAGTAGATAAAATAGTAGAATTATACGAAAAACTACTGGAAACCGAAAAGGAAAAAGTGAGACTTTTGGAAGAGGTTTTGAAAGGGAGGGGGTAG
- the dnaK gene encoding molecular chaperone DnaK, translating into MSKIIGIDLGTTNSCVAVMEGSDPTVITNAEGKRTTPSVVAFMEDGEIKVGDPAKRQAVTNPHNTVYSIKRFMGTKYSSDASEVSRVPYKVVKGDSDTPRVDINGRLYTPQEISAMILQKMKKTAEDFLGETVDRAVITVPAYFNDAQRQATKEAGEIAGLKVERIINEPTAAALAYGLDKAHKDQKVAVYDLGGGTFDISILDLGDGVFEVLSTNGDTHLGGDDFDDVIINWLAGEFKSAEGVDLKADPIALQRLKEAAEKAKVELSSSAQTEINLPYITATASGPKHLVQTLTRAKFEQLAADLVKRSMEPCKKALEDAGLKTSDIDEVLLVGGSTRIPIIQEEVEKFFGKKPSKGVNPDEVVAVGAAIQGGVLTGDVKDVLLLDVTPLSLGIETYGGVFTKLIDANTTIPTKKSETFSTAADNQPAVTIRVGQGERPMFNDNKEIGKFDLVDIPPAPRGVPQIEVTFDIDANGILSVSAKDKGTGKEQSIKIQASSGLSEAEIEKMKKEAEANAEADKKRKEEVDKLNAADGMIFQTEKQIKEFGDKLPADKKQPIEDALAELKKAHESKDIAAIDVAMEKINTAWTAASEDLYKAGQNPEAAAGAQQGADQAGAGQQGGDNVEDVDFEEVK; encoded by the coding sequence ATGAGCAAAATTATTGGAATAGACTTAGGAACTACCAACTCATGTGTGGCAGTTATGGAAGGAAGCGACCCTACTGTTATAACTAATGCAGAAGGAAAAAGAACCACTCCTTCAGTAGTGGCTTTTATGGAAGATGGAGAAATTAAAGTAGGAGACCCTGCAAAAAGACAAGCGGTGACTAACCCTCACAACACTGTTTATTCTATAAAAAGATTTATGGGAACTAAATATTCATCTGATGCCAGTGAAGTATCCAGAGTTCCTTATAAAGTAGTAAAAGGTGACTCAGACACACCCAGAGTAGATATCAACGGAAGATTATATACACCACAGGAAATTTCAGCCATGATTCTTCAGAAAATGAAAAAAACGGCAGAAGATTTCTTAGGAGAAACTGTAGACAGAGCGGTAATTACCGTACCTGCGTACTTTAACGATGCACAAAGACAAGCAACTAAAGAAGCAGGTGAAATTGCAGGGTTAAAAGTAGAAAGAATTATAAATGAGCCTACAGCCGCAGCATTGGCCTATGGGTTAGATAAAGCACACAAAGATCAGAAAGTAGCGGTTTACGATTTAGGAGGAGGTACTTTTGATATTTCTATCCTGGATTTAGGAGACGGAGTTTTTGAAGTATTATCTACCAACGGAGATACACACTTAGGAGGAGATGACTTTGACGATGTTATCATCAACTGGTTGGCAGGTGAATTCAAATCAGCAGAAGGAGTAGATTTAAAAGCAGACCCTATTGCTTTACAACGATTAAAAGAAGCAGCAGAAAAAGCGAAAGTAGAATTATCATCCTCTGCACAAACAGAAATTAATTTACCTTACATCACTGCAACAGCTTCAGGGCCTAAACACTTGGTTCAAACTTTGACTCGTGCAAAATTCGAGCAATTGGCAGCTGACCTGGTTAAAAGATCTATGGAGCCTTGTAAAAAAGCATTGGAAGATGCAGGATTAAAAACTTCAGATATAGACGAGGTTTTATTAGTAGGAGGTTCTACCCGTATTCCTATTATACAGGAAGAAGTGGAAAAATTCTTCGGAAAAAAACCATCCAAAGGAGTGAATCCGGATGAGGTGGTTGCCGTAGGAGCCGCTATTCAGGGAGGGGTATTAACCGGAGATGTAAAAGATGTATTATTATTAGACGTAACTCCGTTATCTTTAGGTATTGAAACCTACGGAGGAGTTTTCACTAAATTAATTGATGCCAATACGACCATCCCTACCAAAAAATCGGAAACTTTCTCTACCGCAGCAGACAATCAGCCCGCTGTAACCATTAGAGTAGGACAAGGAGAAAGACCTATGTTTAACGATAACAAAGAAATCGGTAAATTTGATTTAGTTGACATTCCACCGGCACCTAGAGGAGTTCCTCAAATCGAAGTTACTTTTGATATAGATGCTAACGGTATCTTAAGTGTATCGGCTAAAGACAAAGGTACAGGTAAAGAGCAATCCATCAAAATACAGGCTTCTTCCGGTTTAAGCGAAGCGGAAATCGAAAAAATGAAAAAAGAAGCAGAAGCAAATGCTGAAGCAGATAAAAAACGTAAAGAAGAGGTTGATAAGCTGAATGCTGCTGACGGAATGATTTTCCAAACGGAAAAACAAATAAAAGAATTTGGAGACAAATTACCGGCAGACAAAAAACAACCGATTGAAGATGCCTTGGCAGAATTGAAAAAAGCCCATGAAAGTAAAGATATTGCTGCTATAGACGTAGCAATGGAAAAAATTAATACGGCATGGACAGCCGCATCTGAAGATTTATACAAAGCAGGTCAAAACCCTGAGGCAGCTGCCGGAGCACAACAAGGCGCAGATCAGGCAGGTGCAGGACAACAAGGGGGAGATAATGTAGAAGATGTTGACTTTGAAGAAGTAAAATAA
- a CDS encoding M12 family metallopeptidase, with translation MKNYFNLFFIACVLFLSSCSDESINPVSSTDIQSNAKEHLCLDAIVPEDLLENPKLTTHGALLKSKKWENGQTITIKFLNGNAFLQNKVKQFANQWMQYANLKFVYVNANQSADIRINFDNSGGSWSYLGTDSKRIDQSKPSMNFGWFNNSTPDTEFSRTVIHEFGHALGLIHEHQNPAANIQWNKAKVYSYYGGAPNYWTTAQVDNNIINKYSSTVTNYSSFDSQSIMLYSFPASLTLNGWSSGWNTALSATDKNFISQEYPKPKPSAELRNLYRYNINAQHFYTSNFAELGNRYYEGVLGKVYSQQVSNTLPIYRYFNSINGDRLSTLNWNELKGGGQGGWRYEGITGYAYQSAQPNTIPVYRYYKGGNKPDHFYTINSSEVAGGKYGYQAEGIAFYVVR, from the coding sequence ATGAAGAACTATTTTAACCTTTTCTTTATAGCATGCGTGCTATTTTTATCGTCGTGTAGCGACGAATCTATTAATCCGGTATCCTCAACCGATATTCAATCAAATGCCAAAGAACATCTATGTTTAGATGCTATTGTACCGGAAGATCTTTTAGAAAATCCCAAATTAACTACTCACGGAGCTTTATTGAAGTCAAAAAAATGGGAAAACGGACAAACTATTACTATCAAATTTTTAAACGGTAATGCTTTTTTACAAAACAAAGTAAAGCAATTTGCCAATCAATGGATGCAATATGCCAACCTTAAATTTGTATATGTAAATGCAAATCAGAGTGCAGATATAAGAATTAACTTTGATAACAGCGGGGGATCCTGGTCTTATTTAGGCACAGATTCAAAACGAATTGACCAAAGCAAGCCTTCTATGAATTTTGGCTGGTTTAACAACTCTACGCCGGACACTGAATTTTCAAGAACCGTAATTCATGAATTCGGACATGCTTTAGGACTTATACACGAGCATCAGAATCCGGCAGCCAATATCCAGTGGAACAAGGCCAAAGTTTATTCTTATTATGGGGGTGCTCCTAATTACTGGACCACTGCACAGGTAGATAATAATATTATAAACAAATACAGCAGCACGGTAACCAATTATTCATCTTTTGACAGTCAATCGATTATGCTGTATTCTTTTCCTGCTTCATTAACTTTGAACGGATGGTCCAGCGGATGGAATACCGCTTTATCTGCAACTGATAAAAACTTTATTTCTCAGGAATATCCTAAGCCTAAACCAAGTGCTGAACTTAGAAATTTATATCGATATAATATTAATGCTCAGCATTTCTATACTTCTAATTTTGCAGAATTAGGCAACAGGTATTATGAAGGTGTATTAGGTAAGGTCTATTCTCAGCAGGTAAGTAATACTCTGCCTATTTACAGATATTTTAATAGTATTAACGGAGATCGTTTGTCTACATTAAACTGGAATGAGCTGAAAGGCGGTGGCCAGGGTGGCTGGAGATATGAAGGAATTACCGGATATGCTTATCAAAGCGCACAGCCCAATACAATTCCTGTTTACAGATATTATAAAGGGGGTAACAAACCAGACCATTTTTACACTATAAACAGCTCGGAAGTTGCCGGTGGTAAATACGGCTATCAAGCTGAAGGTATTGCTTTTTACGTGGTAAGATAA
- a CDS encoding peptide chain release factor 3 has protein sequence MSTTLEKEIHRRKTFGIISHPDAGKTTLTEKLLLFGGAIQEAGAVKSNKVKKGATSDFMEIERQRGISVATSVLAFEYKGKKINILDTPGHKDFAEDTYRTLTAVDSVIVVIDVAKGVEEQTEKLVEVCRMRNIPMLVFINKLDREGKDAFDLLDEVEQKLKLKVTPLSWPIGMGLDFQGIYNMWEKKLKFFTEERKQKIGDTIEIEDINDPSLNEWVGEKAAENLRNDQELIASVYPSFSKEEYLKGALQPVFFGSALNNFGVQELLDAFVEIAPNPLPKMSDVRLVKPEEEGFTGFVFKIHANMDPKHRDRLAFVKIVSGTFKRNTNYLHVRQNKTMKFSSPAAFFADKKEVVEESFPGDIVGLHDTGNFRIGDTLTEGEKLNFKGIPSFSPEHFRYINNDDPMKTKQLAKGIDQLMDEGVAQLFTMEINNRKIIGTVGALQYEVIQYRLEHEYSAKCSYEPVHIHKACWVECDDEKSEEFLEFKRVKQKFLARDKFGQLVFLADSAFSITMTTDKYPSVKLHSTNEY, from the coding sequence ATGAGTACTACTTTAGAAAAAGAAATACACAGGCGTAAAACCTTTGGAATTATTTCTCACCCCGATGCAGGTAAAACCACACTTACTGAAAAATTGTTGCTTTTTGGAGGCGCTATTCAGGAAGCAGGAGCTGTAAAAAGCAATAAGGTAAAAAAAGGAGCCACTTCGGATTTTATGGAAATTGAAAGGCAAAGAGGTATTTCTGTAGCTACTTCGGTATTGGCTTTTGAATATAAAGGAAAGAAGATTAATATTCTGGATACTCCCGGACACAAAGATTTTGCAGAAGATACCTATAGAACTTTAACCGCCGTAGATTCGGTTATTGTGGTTATAGATGTGGCTAAAGGAGTCGAAGAACAAACAGAAAAGCTGGTTGAGGTCTGTAGAATGAGAAACATACCTATGCTTGTTTTCATTAACAAATTAGACAGGGAAGGAAAAGACGCTTTTGATTTGCTTGACGAAGTTGAGCAAAAATTAAAACTGAAAGTTACCCCTTTGTCCTGGCCCATAGGTATGGGATTAGATTTTCAGGGAATCTATAACATGTGGGAAAAAAAATTAAAATTTTTCACAGAAGAAAGAAAGCAAAAAATAGGAGACACCATTGAAATTGAGGATATAAACGATCCCTCACTTAACGAATGGGTAGGAGAAAAAGCTGCGGAAAATTTGAGAAATGATCAGGAGTTGATAGCATCTGTATATCCGTCTTTTTCTAAAGAAGAATATTTGAAAGGAGCATTACAGCCGGTATTTTTCGGTTCTGCTTTAAATAATTTTGGTGTTCAGGAACTTTTGGATGCCTTTGTGGAGATAGCCCCTAATCCGTTACCTAAAATGAGTGATGTTCGGTTAGTTAAACCTGAAGAAGAAGGATTTACAGGTTTTGTTTTTAAAATTCATGCTAACATGGACCCTAAACATAGAGACCGTCTTGCGTTTGTCAAGATAGTATCGGGAACATTTAAAAGAAATACAAACTATCTTCATGTTCGTCAGAATAAAACAATGAAGTTTAGCAGTCCGGCAGCTTTTTTTGCAGATAAAAAAGAAGTGGTGGAAGAAAGTTTTCCCGGCGATATTGTCGGGTTGCACGATACAGGAAATTTCAGGATTGGAGACACCCTTACAGAAGGTGAAAAATTAAACTTTAAAGGAATCCCTTCATTCTCTCCCGAACATTTCCGGTATATTAATAACGATGATCCAATGAAAACCAAGCAGCTGGCCAAAGGAATAGATCAGCTGATGGATGAAGGGGTTGCTCAGCTCTTTACAATGGAAATAAACAATCGTAAAATTATAGGTACTGTAGGAGCCCTTCAGTATGAAGTAATACAATATAGATTGGAACATGAGTATTCAGCCAAATGTAGTTACGAACCCGTTCATATACATAAAGCCTGCTGGGTGGAATGTGATGATGAAAAATCGGAAGAATTTTTAGAATTCAAACGAGTAAAACAAAAATTTCTGGCCCGCGATAAATTTGGCCAGTTAGTATTCCTGGCAGATTCAGCCTTTAGCATTACTATGACTACGGATAAATATCCTTCCGTAAAACTGCACTCAACCAACGAATATTAA
- the purU gene encoding formyltetrahydrofolate deformylase, whose amino-acid sequence MKNSQAIILIHCPDQPGLVAAVTDFINVNGGNIINLEQHVDKQENQFFMRIEWDLSNFVIPRDKIEDYFETLYAKKYNLTFSLYFNDYKPKMAVFVSKMSHCLFDILARYTAGEWKVEIPLIISNHEDLRWVAEKFGIKYYVLKINSTNKEEIEAEQKHLLEENQIDFIVLARYMQILSDQFIINYPDKIINIHHSFLPAFVGARPYHAAYERGVKLIGATSHYVTAELDAGPIIEQDITRITHRDSVQDLVRKGRDLEKIVLSRAIESHINRRVLVYKNKTILFS is encoded by the coding sequence ATGAAAAATTCACAAGCTATTATTCTAATACACTGCCCTGATCAGCCCGGATTGGTTGCTGCTGTTACAGATTTTATTAATGTTAATGGGGGGAATATCATCAATCTGGAACAACATGTAGACAAGCAGGAAAATCAGTTTTTTATGCGTATAGAGTGGGATCTTTCAAATTTTGTTATTCCCAGAGACAAGATAGAAGACTATTTTGAAACCTTATATGCAAAAAAATACAATCTTACTTTTAGCTTGTATTTTAATGATTATAAACCTAAAATGGCAGTTTTTGTATCTAAAATGTCTCACTGCCTGTTTGATATACTGGCAAGATATACGGCAGGGGAGTGGAAGGTAGAAATACCGTTGATAATAAGTAATCATGAAGATTTACGATGGGTGGCAGAAAAATTCGGGATTAAATATTATGTTTTAAAAATTAACAGTACAAATAAAGAAGAAATAGAAGCAGAGCAAAAGCATTTGCTGGAAGAAAACCAAATTGATTTCATAGTACTGGCCCGTTACATGCAAATATTGTCTGATCAATTCATTATAAATTATCCCGATAAAATTATAAATATACATCATTCGTTTTTACCCGCTTTCGTAGGAGCACGGCCTTATCATGCTGCATATGAGCGTGGAGTCAAGCTTATAGGAGCTACAAGTCACTACGTTACCGCAGAGCTGGATGCAGGGCCGATTATAGAACAGGATATAACCAGAATAACACACCGGGATAGTGTTCAGGATTTAGTTCGAAAAGGAAGAGATTTGGAAAAAATAGTTTTATCCCGGGCTATAGAAAGTCATATTAACCGGAGGGTTTTGGTTTATAAGAATAAAACCATTCTGTTTTCATAG
- a CDS encoding response regulator transcription factor has product MKILVIEDEPELCQVICQSLEKEMHIVESANNYKTGLDKIISFDYDCILLDIMLPDGSGMDLLKNLKNEGKKDSVIIISAKDSLDDKIEGLDLGADDYLTKPFHLAELHARIKSVLRRNNHNGQSLIVWNNIKMSPENRTVEVNSSLLNLTKKEFDLLYYFLINPNRLISKTAIAEHVWGDYMDEASSLDFVYSQVKNLRKKLKDHEADINIQAVYGLGYKMI; this is encoded by the coding sequence ATGAAAATACTTGTAATTGAAGATGAACCGGAATTATGCCAAGTGATTTGCCAATCCCTGGAAAAAGAAATGCATATTGTTGAATCTGCCAATAATTATAAGACCGGGTTAGACAAAATCATATCTTTTGATTATGATTGTATTCTTCTTGATATTATGCTTCCTGATGGAAGTGGTATGGACTTATTGAAAAATTTAAAAAATGAGGGTAAAAAGGATTCTGTAATTATAATTTCTGCAAAGGATTCTTTGGACGATAAAATTGAAGGATTAGATTTAGGTGCTGATGATTATCTGACTAAACCTTTTCATCTTGCAGAACTTCATGCCCGCATAAAATCCGTGCTTAGAAGAAACAATCATAACGGACAATCCTTAATTGTATGGAACAATATTAAAATGTCTCCTGAAAACAGAACGGTTGAAGTAAATTCTTCTTTACTTAATCTTACTAAAAAAGAGTTTGATCTACTTTATTATTTCCTTATAAATCCTAACCGGTTAATATCTAAAACAGCTATTGCAGAACATGTTTGGGGCGATTATATGGATGAGGCAAGCAGCCTGGACTTTGTTTATTCCCAGGTAAAAAATTTACGAAAAAAGCTTAAGGATCATGAAGCCGACATCAATATTCAAGCGGTATATGGTTTAGGATACAAAATGATTTAA
- a CDS encoding sensor histidine kinase — translation MRLHNYTLKYLTIALLLVISLWAALFYAFILDEVYDNIDDGLKNSKIEIIKEAYKDPEILNTREFGINNFRITPMPEGDYPSKSKIITTQEYLEFDDEDEPVRLLTAYFYDSDNNPYKLEVKTSMIEEDDLLADLSIALLVLYLVLIISIFLLNYILLKKVWKSFYDLLNKLKKYIPGNKSSFTSTQTKIKEFKDLENEIEKMMIRNENSFNQQKLFISNAAHELQTPLAISINKLELLAEDPQITEKQLEGISSITNSLNRLVKLNKSLLLLTRIENNQFHENENISFNDIIKNSLTDFTDFAEYKQISIELTEIGNFEFNMNKGLAITLINNLIKNAIIHNYPTGKIIITISQDYFLIQNTSIQTVLDEQLIFNRFYRNSNDSQSTGLGLSLVKTIINSYPKLSIQYTFNDFHSFKIYQII, via the coding sequence ATGCGTTTACATAATTATACACTGAAATACCTTACGATTGCACTCTTACTTGTAATTTCTCTTTGGGCTGCTCTTTTTTATGCTTTTATTTTAGATGAAGTGTATGATAATATAGATGATGGACTCAAAAACTCTAAAATTGAAATTATTAAGGAAGCATATAAAGATCCTGAAATTTTAAATACCCGGGAATTCGGAATTAATAATTTCAGAATTACTCCTATGCCGGAAGGTGATTATCCTTCTAAAAGCAAAATTATTACTACTCAGGAATATCTGGAGTTTGATGACGAAGATGAGCCTGTAAGATTATTAACCGCTTATTTCTACGATTCTGATAATAACCCTTATAAGTTGGAAGTGAAAACTTCTATGATTGAAGAAGATGATTTACTTGCCGATTTAAGTATTGCTTTATTGGTTTTATATCTGGTTCTTATAATAAGCATTTTTTTATTAAATTATATTTTATTAAAAAAGGTATGGAAATCATTTTATGATTTATTAAATAAATTAAAAAAATATATTCCGGGAAATAAATCCAGCTTTACATCCACTCAAACAAAGATTAAAGAATTTAAAGACTTGGAAAATGAAATTGAAAAAATGATGATCCGAAACGAGAATAGCTTCAATCAACAAAAATTGTTTATATCTAATGCCGCTCATGAGCTTCAAACTCCATTAGCTATATCCATCAATAAACTAGAACTTTTAGCGGAAGATCCTCAAATTACAGAAAAACAATTAGAAGGAATTTCTTCTATTACCAACAGTTTAAATCGTCTGGTTAAACTTAATAAATCTTTATTACTGCTGACCCGTATTGAAAATAACCAGTTTCATGAAAATGAAAATATATCTTTTAATGATATAATTAAAAACAGCTTAACTGATTTTACTGACTTTGCTGAATATAAACAAATTTCAATCGAACTTACAGAGATTGGTAATTTTGAATTTAATATGAATAAAGGGCTTGCTATAACTTTGATTAATAATTTGATAAAAAACGCCATTATCCATAATTACCCTACAGGTAAAATTATTATTACTATAAGCCAAGACTATTTCCTCATACAAAATACCAGTATTCAAACAGTACTTGACGAACAACTCATCTTTAACCGATTTTACAGAAATTCGAATGACTCCCAGTCTACAGGCTTAGGCTTATCCTTAGTTAAAACAATAATTAACTCTTATCCTAAATTATCTATTCAATATACTTTTAATGATTTTCATAGTTTTAAAATTTACCAAATTATATAA
- a CDS encoding PepSY-like domain-containing protein, with amino-acid sequence MKYKIIVLGILICASIVFISMRFYSVGETIVTKDQLPEKASAFIQRHYAHHNLNYIIREQKFFSTKYEVKFTHGMEINFDSQGNWTEIDAKYATIDYSVFSQKIGFYLASHFPGTQILKAERKNFGRQEIKISNGLELLFSSQGEFKSLED; translated from the coding sequence ATGAAATACAAAATAATAGTTCTAGGAATTTTAATTTGTGCCTCCATAGTTTTTATCTCTATGCGTTTTTATTCCGTAGGTGAGACCATTGTAACGAAAGACCAGTTACCTGAGAAAGCCTCAGCATTTATTCAACGTCATTATGCTCATCATAATTTAAATTATATAATTAGAGAGCAGAAATTTTTTAGTACAAAATATGAAGTCAAATTTACCCATGGAATGGAAATAAATTTTGATTCTCAAGGAAACTGGACAGAGATTGATGCAAAATATGCTACCATTGATTATTCCGTTTTTTCTCAAAAAATCGGATTTTATCTAGCCTCCCACTTTCCCGGTACTCAAATTTTAAAAGCTGAAAGGAAAAATTTCGGAAGACAGGAAATAAAAATATCTAACGGGCTGGAACTGCTCTTCTCATCACAAGGAGAATTTAAAAGTCTGGAAGATTAA
- a CDS encoding nucleoid-associated protein, translated as MMINLKTAVITKLTLQSVGNKLREEKNTYAGDLFHLNEKEEEELLPFFMSPFKKLTEYYQFTHYTQDINFNILYSLCKEMFDDSIDFVEFSDKVLDHLYERSNHPQIKSGEVFIALLEGIDTGQESKISGIGIFKLENKNKFLRFRHSDIVECAIQKGYRLNSSLDKGCIILNVQKDSGYLSLIHDDARVESEYWKKSFLDVDYIKDDSYQTKNYINLLSDFSQQVIFEEKGKKAQTEFISNCLQVFNENETITEEILEKEILDTYEVAEEFKNYKKDYAESSNIEFSQIFDVSTPALNREKRKIKTDIKLDTNIQIKLDINSPESSEDFMEQGYDDEKKMFYYKVYFNSEI; from the coding sequence ATGATGATTAATCTGAAAACTGCAGTGATAACCAAATTAACATTGCAATCTGTTGGAAATAAATTACGGGAAGAAAAAAACACCTATGCCGGTGATTTATTCCATCTCAATGAAAAAGAAGAGGAAGAACTTCTTCCTTTTTTTATGTCTCCTTTTAAAAAATTGACGGAATACTATCAGTTTACTCATTATACTCAAGATATCAACTTTAATATATTATATTCTCTCTGCAAAGAAATGTTTGATGATTCTATAGACTTTGTTGAATTTTCAGACAAAGTACTGGATCATCTTTATGAAAGATCCAATCACCCTCAGATAAAAAGTGGCGAGGTTTTTATCGCTTTGCTGGAAGGTATTGATACGGGTCAGGAATCTAAAATATCCGGCATCGGTATTTTTAAACTCGAAAACAAAAATAAATTTTTGCGATTCAGACATTCTGATATTGTAGAATGCGCAATTCAAAAAGGATATCGTTTAAATTCATCTCTGGATAAAGGGTGTATCATTCTTAACGTTCAAAAAGACTCCGGTTACCTTTCGTTAATACATGATGATGCACGTGTTGAATCGGAATACTGGAAAAAATCTTTTTTAGATGTAGACTACATTAAGGATGACTCTTATCAGACAAAGAATTACATCAATCTGCTCTCTGATTTTTCTCAGCAAGTTATTTTTGAAGAGAAAGGAAAAAAAGCCCAGACAGAGTTTATAAGTAATTGCCTTCAGGTTTTTAACGAAAATGAAACTATAACCGAAGAAATTCTTGAAAAAGAAATATTGGATACGTATGAGGTAGCAGAAGAATTTAAAAATTATAAAAAAGATTATGCTGAGTCTTCCAATATTGAGTTTTCTCAAATATTTGATGTATCTACTCCTGCCTTAAACCGGGAAAAAAGAAAGATTAAAACTGATATTAAACTGGATACCAACATACAGATTAAGCTGGATATAAACTCACCTGAATCTTCTGAAGACTTCATGGAACAGGGGTATGATGATGAGAAAAAAATGTTCTATTATAAAGTCTATTTTAATTCTGAAATATAG